The nucleotide sequence CACACGCTTCGGCGCGGTCGTGCTGCTGATCGCCTCCGCGGTCACCATGTACACCGGCGACCTGCAGTCCAAGGTGATGACCGAGGTCCAGCCCATGAAGATGGCGGCGGCCGAGGCTCTGTTCTACACCAAGACCAACGCCCCCTTCTCCATCTTCACCATCGGCAACCGCGAGGGAACCGAGGCGGTCTTCTCGCTCGAGGTGCCCGGACTCCTGTCCGCGTTGTCCGGCCACGACGAGGTCCTCGGCATCAACGACCTGCGCGAGAGCTTCGCCACCGACGGCTTCATGCGCCGCGACGGCAGCCAGACGACTCTCCAGGAGCAGTACGCCGAGACCCTTGCCGCCACCCACGACGTCGACCCGATGCCCAACGTCGCGGTCTCCTACTGGACGTTCCGTCTGATGATCGGCTGCGGCATGCTGGGCATCGCGCTCGCACTGCTGACGCTGTGGATGACCCGCAAGAACAAGTTCCCCCCGGCGGGTCGCATCTGGACCCTGCTGATGTTCGCCATGCCGCTGCTGCCGCTGGCCGCCAACTCCTTCGGCTGGATCTTCACCGAGATGGGTCGCCAGCCGTGGCTCGTCGCCGGCGTACTGCCCACCGCCGCAGGAGTGTCCCCGACCGTCTCCAATGGAGAGGTCCTGTTCTCGATGATCGTCTACACGCTGATCTACGGCTTCCTGGCCGTGATCGAGGTGTGGCTGTTCCTCAAGTACGCGAAGAAGGGCCTGCCCGACGTCGCTCCACCTGAGGTCATCAAGGATCCCGACGCCCCCCTGACCTTCGCGTACTGAGAGGACGGACGACATGCTTCACCTTCTTGAGAGCGCACCCCAGGTGCCCGTGCTCGCCACCGTCTGGTTCTGCCTGGTCGCCGTGCTCTGGCTCGGCTACTTCTTCCTCGAGGGCTTCGACTACGGCGTGGCCATGCTGATCCCCGTCCTCGGCAAGAACGACAAGGACAAGCGCGTCATCGTCAACACCATCGGCCCTGTCTGGGACGGCAACGAGGTGTGGCTGCTGACCGCAGGCGGCGCGATGTTCGCGGCGTTCCCAGGCTGGTACGCCTCGCTGTTCTCCGGCCTATACCTGCCGCTGCTGCTCGTGCTGGTCGGCCTGATCCTGCGCGGCGTCGCCTTCGAGTACCGCTCGAAGCACCCCGATACCCGCTACCGCAACATGCTCGACTGGTTCGCGACGATCGGTTCCTTCCTGCCCTCGCTGGTGTTCGGCGTCGGGTTCGCGAACTTCATCATCGGGCTGGCCAACGACAATCTGCTGTGGAACGGCTCCTTCTGGGGCCTGTTCGGACCGTTCGCGCTGCTCGGCGGCGTGATGCTCGTGACGCTGTTCCTCGTGCACGGCTCGGCGTTCATCGCACTGAAGACCAAGTACGAGATCCACGAGCGGGCCGAGGCTTTCGGCGGCAAGGCCGGCATCGTCGCGACGGTGCTCGTCGCGGCCTTCGTGCTGTGCCAGAACATCTTCTACCCGGCGAACTCCGAGTTCGGCGACTTCACCGTCGCCGCGTGGATCTGCGGGATCCTGGCCATCGTCTGCATCGCGGGCGCGACGCTGATGATCCGCAAGGGCCGCGACGGCTGGGGCTTCATCCTGACCGGCGCGACGATCCTGACGCTGTTCATCGGCATCTTCATCAAGCTCTACGGCAACCTAGGCTTCGCTCAGGACACGACCGTGGCGGCGACCGAGCGCCTGAACATCATCACGGCAGCCTCGAGCGAGACCACCCTGACCATCATGATGTGGGCCGCGATCATCTTCGTCCCGATCGTGCTGGCCTACCAGTGCTGGAGCTACTGGGTGTTCCACCGTCGCATCTCGACGAAGAACATCCCCGACGAGGTCGAGCCCGCCGCCTGACGCCTTCGGCAGGCTCAGGGGACTCGGCCAAGCCAGGGAACCGGGCACAACAATTGCCTATACCGGGAGCGCTGAGCGTATGTGCCAGCACGCACGACATAGGCATCGTTGTGCACGCCACCCCGGGAGTCGGGAAGCGGCGCAGGGAGCCCACCTCGCTCCGCTCGGCGCCCTTCGACAGGCTCAGGGAACCGGGAGGACAGGCTCAGGGAACCGGGAGGACAGGCTCAGGGAACCGGGCAGACCGGCTCAGGGAGCCAGAGCGAGGGCCCCGCACCGCATGGTGCGGGGCCCTCCCGTTCCCTCCCCGGGTCGTTGAGCCTGTCGAAACGCCTTGAGCGAAGCGAAAGGTCCCACCCGCACCGCATGGTGCGGGGCTCTCCCGTTCCCCGCCCCGGGTCGTTGAGCCAGTCGAAACGCCTTGAGCGAAGCGAAAGGTCCCACCCGCACCGCATGGTGCGGGGCCCTCCCGTTCCCCGCCCCGGGTCGTTGAGCCTGTCGAAACGCCTTGAGCGAAGCGAAAGGTCCCACCCGCACCGCATGGTGCGGGGCCCTCCCGTTCCCCGCCCCGGGTCGTTGAGCCTGTCGAAACGCCTTGAGCGAGGCGAAAGGTCCGCCGGAAGCGGGAGACACCTCGCTCCGCTCGGCGCCCTTCGACAGGCTCAGGGAACCGGGAGACACCTCGCTCCGCTCGGCGCCCTTCGACAGGCTCAGGGAACCGGGAGGACAGGCTCAGGGAACCGGGAGACAGTCTCAAGGAACCGGGAGACAGGCTCAGGGAACCGGGTCCTTCTCCCGCCGTGCCGCGCAGGGGCACAGCAACACATGCAAGACTTGGCGACGATATGGCAGGCCCCATCCATCCCCGGTTGCTCCGACGCGCCAAGGCGACCCAGGTATTCCTCGTGTCCAGCGTCGCCGTCGGCATCGTCACCGCGGTGCTGCTCATAGTGCAGGCGCGCCTGCTGGCCGACTGGATCACCAGCGTGTTCGACGCGGCTGCCTTCCCCGCCCACTCGGCCGCCACGCTGCTCCTGCTGCTCGGCGTCTTCGCCGGCCGCGGACTGCTGGCTTGGGCCAGCGCCGTGCTGGCGCACCACTCCTCGGCGTCCGTGAAGTCGGAGCTGCGCCGCGACGTGCTCGCCGCCCGGCTGGCCACCCCCGTCGAAGGCGCCTCGTCGGCGTCCCTGGTGCGCATCGTCACGCAGGGCCTCGACGCGCTCGACGGGTACTTCGCCAAGTACCTCCCCCAGCTCGGCCTCGCCGCGACCGTGCCGTTCATCGTCGGCGCCGCGATCCTGGTGACGGACTGGGAGTCCGCGCTCATCGTCGCGTTCACACTCCCGCTCATCCCCGTCTTCATGGCGCTGATCGGCTGGACGACGCAGAAGGCGACGGCCCGCAGCTTCTCCGTCGCGGACCGGCTCGCCAACCACTTCGCCGATCTGATCGCCGGCCTGCCCACCCTGCAGGCCTTCGCACGGGCCCGCGCGCAGCGCCGCGGCGTCGAGCTGGGCGAGGAGAACTACCGCGAGGCGACGATGAAGACGCTGTGGATCTCGTTCCTCAGCAGCTTCGCGCTCGAGATCCTCGCGTCGCTGTCGGTGGCCGTGATCGCCGTCACTGTCGGTTTCCGGCTGGTCTACGGCCAGATCGACTTCCCGACCGCCCTGTTCGTGCTGATCCTCGCCCCCGAGGCGTTCCTGCCCGTCCGCCAGGTGGGCGTGCACTTCCACGACTCCGCCGACGGGGTGGCCGCTGCCGATGCCGCCTTCGAGATCATCGACGGGGCCACCTCCCCCACCGGCACCACGCCCGCCCCCGACGGCCCCCTGACTCTCGACGACGTCTCCTACACCTACCCCGGCGACGACTCCCCCGCCACCGACGGGGTCCGGCTGAGCGTCGCCCCGGGTGAGGTTGTCGCGCTCAGCGGCACGTCGGGCGGCGGCAAGTCGACCGCGCTGGCGATGGCGATGGGTTTCATCACGCCGGAGTCCGGCCGCGTCCTGATCGGCGGCGTCGACCTCCGCGAGATCGATGCGGCGTCCTGGCGGGCGCGGACGGCCTGGGTGGCACAGGAGCCGGGACTGATCGACGGCACCGTCGGCGACAATGTCCGGCTCGGGCACCCCACCGCCGACGCCGCCGCGGTCGCCGCCGCGCTGGCCGAGGCGGGCGCCGACTTCCAGGCCGACAAGCACGTCGGCGACGACGGCGAGGGCCTCTCAGCCGGGGAGCGGCGACGCGTCGCGCTGGCCAGGGCCCTCGTGCGGATCAGGCTGGGCGGCGCCCGGTTCCTCATCCTCGACGAGCCCACCGCCGGCCTCGACGCCGACACCGAGGCCCACGTGATCGACACGGTCCGCGCCACCGGCGCCGGCGTGCTCGTGGTATCCCACCGACCCGCGGTGCTGGCCGCCGCCGACCGCGTCGTGGAGGTGGTTCCCGCATGAGGAAGCTCCTGACCAGCCTGCTCGCGGCGGTGCCGAACGGTCGCCGTCGCCTGGTGCTTGCCATCCTGCTGGCGTCGCTGGCCTCGCTGTCGTCCGTCGCGCTGATGGGGGTCAGCGCCTGGCTGATCTCGTTCGCCGCGCTCGCTCCGCCTGTCCTGTTCCTGCAGGCCCCGGCCGTGGGGGTCCGCGCCTTCGCGATCTCCCGCGGCGTGTTCCGCTACCTCGAGCGCGTCGTCGGCCACGATGTCGCCCTGCGCATGCAGGGCGCGCTGCGCATCCGCGTCTACGACAAGCTGGCCGGCACCACGCTGATCGGCCGCCGCCGCGGCGACCTCCTCACCAGGGTCGTCGCTGACGTCACCGCGATCCAGGACCTCGTGGTTCGTGTCGTGCTGCCGTTCGCGTCCGCCGCAGTCGTGGTGGTCGCGACGACCGGAGCCATCTCGCTGCTCAACCTTCCGACCGCGCTGTGGCTGTTGGCGACGGCGCTGCTGGCGGGCATCGGGCTGCCGCTCGTGGCGATGCGGCTGAGCCGCGCGGCCGATGTCGCCGTCGTCCCCGCTCGGGGACGGCTGGCCGACGAGACACGCGAGTTGGCCCACACCGCCACCGATCTGGTGGCCTACGGAGCCGACAGAGCCGCGCTCGACAGACTGCTGCAGGTCGACGACGAACTGCGCCGCGCCGAGGCGCGCGGCGCCTGGGTTCGCGGACTGGCGACCGGCGGGCAGATCCTTGCAGCGGGCATCGCCGTCGCCGCGGCGCTGTGGTTCGGGACGGTGGCGATCGTCGCCGTCGACCTCGACCCGCGGTTCCTGGCCGTGCTCGCCCTGACGCCGCTGGCGCTGCACGAGGTCTTCGCGGCCTTCACCCAGGCGGCGCAGACGTGGACAAGGTCCCGGTCCGCGCTGGGACGCATCACGGAGATCCTCGACGCGGACCCCGTCGGCGAGGGGGATGTGACGGACGGCGAGGGAGAGACCCCCGACCTCTCGTTCAAGGACGTGACGGTCGGTTGGCCGGACACCGGCGAGGTGCTGAGCCACCTCGACCTGCGTGTGTCGCCCGGCGAGCGGGTCGCTCTGGTGGGCCCGTCTGGGATCGGCAAGACGACCGTCGCCGCGACAGCGCTCGGGCTGATCCCGCCGCTGTCGGGCTCGGTCCACCGCACGGGTCGCGTCGGCTACCTCGAGCAGGACGCACACATCTTCGCCACCACGGTCGGAGAGAACGTCCGCGTCGGACTCCGGGACGCCACGGACGACCAGATCCACGACGCCCTGCACCGCGCCGGCCTCGACCTCGCCCCCTCCCGCTCCATCGGGGAGGACGGCACGACCCTGTCCGGCGGTGAGCGGAGGCGCCTCGCGCTGTCCAGGCTGCTCGTCGGCCGCAGGGATCTCATCATCCTCGACGAGCCGACGGAGCACCTCGACCGCGAGACGGCCGACGCCCTGATGGCCGACGTGTGGACCGCGTTCCGCGACGCCGCCGTGCTCGTCATCACGCACGACCCTGAGATCATCCGGGTCTGCGACCGCGTCGTGTCGCTCGCCAGGGACACGACCCCGGTCTGAGCCCGACCCGCCCGTGGGCGGAGCCGACGCACTGAGGGATGCCGATAGAGTGTCCGGGTGACCTCCTCCGCACAGCGCGCTCGCCGGCCCATCAAGGTGGCCGAGTTCGTCGACAACTACGGGCCCGGAAGCAACGGGCTGATGTTCGCGGTGCAGCAGCTTGAGGGGAATCTGCTCGACGCGGGCCACGAGGTCGTCGTCGTCGCCCCAGCGGCCAAGGGCCCCAACCCGCACTTCGGACGGACCGGCCGAACCGAGATCCGCCTGCCGTCGGTCAGGGTGCCGAAGATGCCGACGCGCGTCGCCAACGGCCGGCACTTCGAGCGCACGATCGATCGGGTCGCCGACATGGCCCCCGACGTGATCCACGTCCACGGCTTCGGGACCGTCGGCGCGCTGGGCGCCATGACCGCCCGCCGGCTCGGCATCCCGATGCTGCTGACCTGGCACACCGACTTCGACGCCTACGCCGACCACTACTCCGCCGTCCTGCCGCTGCTGACCGGCGTGCTGAGGGCCTTCACCGCCCTGTCGCGCGGCGAGCTCGTCGACTCGGACGACCTGAAGATGGCCGAGGTCCGCTACGAGGACCGCGGGCGGTCGACGGCGCTGCTGCTCGGCGTGTGCCAGAAGATGCTGGAGAGCGCCACCCTGGTGACCACACCGTCGCCCAAGACCGCGAAGCGGTGCCTGCAGATGGCCCCCGACATCACGGTCCGGGTCGTCCCGAACGGCGTCGACCCGCTGCCTTCCGGCCCCCCGCCGTTCCCGCATCCGGACGGCCCGATGGTGATCTACGCCGGCCGGATCGCGCCGGAGAAGGGCATCCCGCTGCTCGCCGATGCCTTCACGCTCGTGCACGCCCAGCGCCCCGACGCCCGCCTGTGCATCGTCGGCGACTGGGAGCGGTACACGCACATCAAGCGGATCCTGCAGGAGGGTCGCGCCGCGGGTCGCATCATCCTGCCGGGCGAGCAGAAGCGCGACGCGCTGGGCGCCTACTACTGCATGGCCGACATCTTCGCGTTCGCCAGCCAGACCGACACCCAGGCCCTCGTGCTGCACGAGGCCGCGCTGGCCGGGCTGCCGATCGTCTCCGTCGACCACGAGCTCGACCTGGTCGTCGAGCCGGGCGTCAACGGCGAGTTCACCCGCCCGACCCCAGCGTCGCTCGCCGCCGGCCTGCTGCGCGTGATGGACCGGCTGGAGGACGACGCCTGGCGCACCCGGGCAAAGACGCGCTCCGTCGAGCTGGCCAGCCAGTGGAGCATCGACTCCCAGGCCCACGCGATGCTCGACATCTACGAGGAGCTCGCCGGCGCCCTCGTCGACGCCTGACCCCGCCCGCCTCGTCCGCGACGCCTGGCCACTCGCCCGCGGCGTTCTCTCCCGGCCTCAGCCCACGCGCCTTTCTGTGCACAAGAGTGGCCAGAGCCGGAGCACTCGGATATAGGGCGCGTGCTCCGGCCCAGGCCACACTTGTGCCCGAACCGAGCCGTCACCTTCGCTGAACTCCAGCGTTCCGACGGGCTGAATCCCCGGTTCCCTGAGCCGATCCGGTTCCCTGAGCCGCTGCGGTTCCCTGAGCCGATCCGGATCCCTGAGCCTGTCGAAGGGCGTTGACGGAAGCGC is from Tessaracoccus palaemonis and encodes:
- a CDS encoding cytochrome ubiquinol oxidase subunit I encodes the protein MDAVALSRWQFGITTVYHYFFVPITIAMSMLVAVFQTFWVRTGNEQYLRLTKFFGKLFLINFALGVVTGIVQEFQFGMNWSEYSRFVGDVFGAPLALEALLAFFLESTFIGLWIFGWDKLPKGLHLMCIYLAAFGTMLSAVFILAANSWMQNPVGTIYNNGRAELDGVSGFLEVLTNPVFLVTFPHVIAGAYMVAGGLIAAISGWHLAKIGRDGEAREGDAKTYRFGTRFGAVVLLIASAVTMYTGDLQSKVMTEVQPMKMAAAEALFYTKTNAPFSIFTIGNREGTEAVFSLEVPGLLSALSGHDEVLGINDLRESFATDGFMRRDGSQTTLQEQYAETLAATHDVDPMPNVAVSYWTFRLMIGCGMLGIALALLTLWMTRKNKFPPAGRIWTLLMFAMPLLPLAANSFGWIFTEMGRQPWLVAGVLPTAAGVSPTVSNGEVLFSMIVYTLIYGFLAVIEVWLFLKYAKKGLPDVAPPEVIKDPDAPLTFAY
- a CDS encoding glycosyltransferase, producing MTSSAQRARRPIKVAEFVDNYGPGSNGLMFAVQQLEGNLLDAGHEVVVVAPAAKGPNPHFGRTGRTEIRLPSVRVPKMPTRVANGRHFERTIDRVADMAPDVIHVHGFGTVGALGAMTARRLGIPMLLTWHTDFDAYADHYSAVLPLLTGVLRAFTALSRGELVDSDDLKMAEVRYEDRGRSTALLLGVCQKMLESATLVTTPSPKTAKRCLQMAPDITVRVVPNGVDPLPSGPPPFPHPDGPMVIYAGRIAPEKGIPLLADAFTLVHAQRPDARLCIVGDWERYTHIKRILQEGRAAGRIILPGEQKRDALGAYYCMADIFAFASQTDTQALVLHEAALAGLPIVSVDHELDLVVEPGVNGEFTRPTPASLAAGLLRVMDRLEDDAWRTRAKTRSVELASQWSIDSQAHAMLDIYEELAGALVDA
- the cydC gene encoding thiol reductant ABC exporter subunit CydC, with translation MRKLLTSLLAAVPNGRRRLVLAILLASLASLSSVALMGVSAWLISFAALAPPVLFLQAPAVGVRAFAISRGVFRYLERVVGHDVALRMQGALRIRVYDKLAGTTLIGRRRGDLLTRVVADVTAIQDLVVRVVLPFASAAVVVVATTGAISLLNLPTALWLLATALLAGIGLPLVAMRLSRAADVAVVPARGRLADETRELAHTATDLVAYGADRAALDRLLQVDDELRRAEARGAWVRGLATGGQILAAGIAVAAALWFGTVAIVAVDLDPRFLAVLALTPLALHEVFAAFTQAAQTWTRSRSALGRITEILDADPVGEGDVTDGEGETPDLSFKDVTVGWPDTGEVLSHLDLRVSPGERVALVGPSGIGKTTVAATALGLIPPLSGSVHRTGRVGYLEQDAHIFATTVGENVRVGLRDATDDQIHDALHRAGLDLAPSRSIGEDGTTLSGGERRRLALSRLLVGRRDLIILDEPTEHLDRETADALMADVWTAFRDAAVLVITHDPEIIRVCDRVVSLARDTTPV
- the cydB gene encoding cytochrome d ubiquinol oxidase subunit II, with the protein product MLHLLESAPQVPVLATVWFCLVAVLWLGYFFLEGFDYGVAMLIPVLGKNDKDKRVIVNTIGPVWDGNEVWLLTAGGAMFAAFPGWYASLFSGLYLPLLLVLVGLILRGVAFEYRSKHPDTRYRNMLDWFATIGSFLPSLVFGVGFANFIIGLANDNLLWNGSFWGLFGPFALLGGVMLVTLFLVHGSAFIALKTKYEIHERAEAFGGKAGIVATVLVAAFVLCQNIFYPANSEFGDFTVAAWICGILAIVCIAGATLMIRKGRDGWGFILTGATILTLFIGIFIKLYGNLGFAQDTTVAATERLNIITAASSETTLTIMMWAAIIFVPIVLAYQCWSYWVFHRRISTKNIPDEVEPAA
- the cydD gene encoding thiol reductant ABC exporter subunit CydD, whose product is MAGPIHPRLLRRAKATQVFLVSSVAVGIVTAVLLIVQARLLADWITSVFDAAAFPAHSAATLLLLLGVFAGRGLLAWASAVLAHHSSASVKSELRRDVLAARLATPVEGASSASLVRIVTQGLDALDGYFAKYLPQLGLAATVPFIVGAAILVTDWESALIVAFTLPLIPVFMALIGWTTQKATARSFSVADRLANHFADLIAGLPTLQAFARARAQRRGVELGEENYREATMKTLWISFLSSFALEILASLSVAVIAVTVGFRLVYGQIDFPTALFVLILAPEAFLPVRQVGVHFHDSADGVAAADAAFEIIDGATSPTGTTPAPDGPLTLDDVSYTYPGDDSPATDGVRLSVAPGEVVALSGTSGGGKSTALAMAMGFITPESGRVLIGGVDLREIDAASWRARTAWVAQEPGLIDGTVGDNVRLGHPTADAAAVAAALAEAGADFQADKHVGDDGEGLSAGERRRVALARALVRIRLGGARFLILDEPTAGLDADTEAHVIDTVRATGAGVLVVSHRPAVLAAADRVVEVVPA